GCTAACAGGCACCGAGGATAAGTTCATTGCCAAATTATTGCTTTTTAATAAAGCCGGTTTAGATGTGATACCAAAATATACATCATACCCATCAATATCATTATCTACATCATTTCCAATCCATTGCAAATCAACAAAGCTTGTAGTGCTACCGAGGTGCTTGCCAAATATCGGGGCTACCAATGCTGCTGGGAAAGGACTATAATTGATGATACCTACTCCGGCTACATAAAATTTCCAGGACAAGGTTTCTGCTGTAGCAGTTGACTTTTGAGATTTCGAGATAACCGACCACGAGTAAGGGGTATTTCTTAAAACAGTTAATGCGAGTTGATTGCTCTGTGCTGTTTGTTTTGCGGTAACTCCTGTAAGCAGATTTTTTAACAACACTTCATAACTATCAGCATTAGCAGCCGCGCTCCATGAAAAGTTAATAGTAGTTTCCTTATCAGAAACCACCGTACCACTTGTACAAAGCGCGTTTTCTGAAGGAAATATAAGGTTGGCTTTTGAAGGCTCTGGGGGGGATACAGGTTTAAGTTTATCCCCTCCTTTGCCGCATGCGAACAAAAACACAGCGAGTAAAATTGAACAGCTTTTCTTCATTTTAGTGCTTAATAACTTTGTAAACATTTTCTTTTTGCGCACAAGCAAGCTTCAGGATATAAACGCCTGACTTTAAACTGCTCAAATCGGTTTCAATAACTCCCGAAACGGCGGCATAATTTCGCTTATAAACAACCTTATTAGTCATATCAAAGACAATCAGGGTAGCATTTTTCAATAAATCGGTTCCTGCATCCAGCTTAATTGTTGAAGTAAAAGGATTAGGATATGGGGGCGCGTTTTTTATTAGCGTAATGATCTTTTGAAAAACACCCTGGCAAAGTTTATCAGTACTTACCTTAAGCGTATTGGTTCCGGGTTGCAGCTTTAATGTAATTTGCGAGTTGGAGGTGGTGACCAACTGATCATTAAGGCTAATGTTATACGTTTGCGCGCCCTGCATGGAAAGAAGCAATTGTGTAGTGCCTGGCGTAATGCTTGAGTATACTGAGAGATCGGCAGGCTCGGTTATTACCGATGTAAAACATTGTTGATAGTTGGGCTGCTCAGCCGCTGTAATACAGATATTATAGCTACCGGGAGCAAGATCAGCCAATACTAACTTATCTGTAAAGTTATACGTTTTGTTATTTGTTGCAGGTCCGTTTAAGATAGCAGTATAATTTAAAGCAACTTTAGCACTGATATTAATAGAGCCATTGGTTGATCCCTTACAGCTAACACCAGTATTGCTGAATTTAAAATTATCAGGCGGAAGACTAAAAACAACATTTACAACCAATGGCTGCGAGGTTTGTACCACACCTGCATTACTAATTGATAAGGTATATGAACCGCTTTGATTTGCAGTAAAATTAGTTGCATTAGCTCCGCTGATAGGTTTACCATCCTTATTCCATTGATAAGTTAAACCGGCTACACCTGCGCTGCTAAGGGTTACACTTCCGCCACTTTGCAAATCAAGCGGACCACCTGCGCTTATAACAGGCATTGGCACAAAAACAAAACCAGTAATTGAGCCCTTACCTGAAGGAGTGGTAACAGATACGTTACCACTACCCCCTTTAGCCACTACCGCGGTGATAACAGATGATGAAACAACTTTAAATGATGCCGCAGGTACATCGCCAAAACTCACCTCAGAAGCATTTGAAAAGTAAGCCCCTTTAATAGTGACCTGGCTTCCCTCGATAGCTGCACCAGGCGTAATGGAAGCAATAGTTGGTGCAGGCGCAGGTTTTATGGTAAAAGTTCCTGCCACATAAGTGATATCATAATTTGGCGAAACTGCACCCGAAACGGCTATCGGATAATTTCCGGGAGAGGACAGGGATGTAGTTGCTGCTGAAATAGAAGGTAGCGTTTTCAAACTTTTAGGGGAATCTCCATTTACAAAACCATTATACGCGACAGTAAGCAGAGGATCGGCATCGCCGTAATACCTCGCTTTATTATCGGCTGTAATAGTTAGGGATGCTTTGTTTACGGTTAGCTTTAATATCACAGTATCAGCAGGTGCATAAGTCGCGTCGCCTTTTTGCGTAGCTTGAATAAGTGTGCTGCCCGCACCTTTTATGTGTAAATTGTATTTTGCATCGATAGATGCTATTGAGGGATCGCTTATTTTAAATACGGGAATCAAACCCGAAGAAACCGAAACATTCAGGGCCAGGTCTGCATCGCCATAGCGCCTGGTTAAAACCGAATCCATTTGTATTTGCTGACCAAGCTTATTACCTACCTTGTAAGGTAAAAACCATACCTTATCGGTAACCTGGTTACCTTTTCCTTTTGGATTAAGTGTTTTATGAAAAGGCCCAGATGGATCACCCCAGGATACATAGCGGGCGTCTACCGTATCAGGGTAATTAGTAACTGTTTGTATTCCGTAATCAATGTTACCGGATATCTCGCAATCTTTAAAAGTTGGTGAACAATGCCATGATTGTATACCTATCTTGTTGTTTTTTATTACGGATTTAGTAATAACCGGTCTATCAGCTGTACATACTATACCTGCATAAGTACTATTCGTTATAGAAAGATTTGAAGCCATAAAGTTTTGATTATATACGGTTAGCGCTCCCGACCGGGCATTGATGTTTCCTCCACCATCAATATTAAGATACTCCAATTCCGAATTTTTACTTGGATAATTTAGCGTAATACCAAAATCTCCTGTACTTGCCGCTTCTGGTTTTAAGCGCACAAATTTAATAGGCAATTGTGAGGTACCTTTTGCTTTCAGCGTACCGCTTACATTTAGGCCGCCACGGATGTTACCGAAATCGAAAAGCGTACCGGGAGCAATATTGAGCGTTATGTTTTGCGGCACTGTAATCAAATCCCTTAATTGATAATATGAATTGAGACCTGGTAACGGCAAATCAATATTTTTGCGAACCGGTCCATCAAGCAAAACAATCTTAGCATTTGTATTATTCCGGGTTTTTACACTTCCCGCCAATGTTGTTACAATGTCTTTTGAGTTATTATAAAAACTGTTATTCGTTACAACTGCTTCGTAACCGTTATTATCATTAGTAATACCCACACTTGCACTGTTTTTGATTAAACAGTTTGTAACCGTTAACGATGGCGTATAAGTTGATATAGCGCCATATTCGCCAGAAACTTCAGTGTAGGCAGTTCCCATTTTATCGATGACAACATGATCAATCACATTGTTTTTGCTGCTATCAGAAAAAAGCAGGTGCCCAGGAGGAGACACCAACATATCTGTTCTCCAACGGTCGTTTCCAGTAAAACGAATTGAATCTTTATCTGTCCCCTTTGCAATCAGCGTTCCGTAAACGTTAAAAATATCAGGATAAGCTCTGCTATTTCCCGTCCAACGAATTTCTGTTCCTGGATCGATAGTTAACGTGCTGCCATAATTTACCTGATATAAAGCCCTAAAAAAATAATATGAACCTGGCCCCTGATTTTTAAGTGTCGATTTGTTATTAAGAATCGTGCTGCTGATCAGTTTGATATTCGCATTGCGATTTCCGGTTGCATTCAATAAATTTTCGGATTTAGTTTCAATAGCTGTCTTATTACCAGAAAAGTTATTGTTTGTTATAATCGGAACATAATCATCATGAATATTTATACCTGTGAAGGAGCTGTTTTTAATCATCGAATTAGTAATCGTTACAGACGAGCTGAGTATATTAATAGCATTTTGCTCCTGATAATCATCCCCCCATTTATCAATACTAACAAAATTCAAAATTGAATTTTTACTGGTAGCGTTAAAGGTAACGTAACCGCCGGGCCTGCTTTGATCACCTGGATTACGAAGCCCACGGAATAAAATGGAATCGGTAGCAGTACCGTTTGCAATCAGTGTTCCGTTAACCGTAATGCGATCATTAACAGAATAGGTTTGCACTTCAACACCAGGCCCAATGGTAAGCTTTTTATCTTGCTGAATGATAACCTCGCCATTAATTACCCAAGGATTGCCAGCTTTGGTCCAGGTACCACTCACTTCGCCATTTATCCGGTTTTGTTTTTTGGTGATATAATAGGTGGTATAAACACTAAACAAGCCGGTGGCTTTACCGGTAGAGATAGTTGTCCATCCATCCGGCGGTGGTGTAGGTGCAAAGCCATCATCTATAACGGTAATCTTTTTGCCAACGGGCATATTGTAATAATTACTGATCTTAAAAATCTCATAGGTTCTTGTACCTACTGTTTGAGTTGTAATCCCTGTAATGAACCAACCAACAGGCGGTATGGTAGTTGCCATAGAGTATTGTTTGGTAGGATCCATACTACTGGTACGGATAATTTTTCGGGTTTCGTAAATAGTTGCTACCGAAAATACGCTCCCCATTGAAACAGGCATCCACCCATCGGGCTGTATTTCATCTACTATGGTTATTTCATTCAACGAGTCAAAACCTTCAAGTTTTTCGATGGTACGGGTTTGATATATTGTGGATATAAAAAAACGTCCGCCAACACCTATCGTAACCCAGCCTTGAGGTGGCCTGGCATCAATAATGGTTATTTTATCGCCGGGTGCCGCGTTTTTATAGTTTTTAGCAAGTTTATAATTGTATATACCTATACCGGTATTATTTGCACCAAAATCCGTCTGGATCCAGCCATCGGGCATAGCCCCGTCATAAAAAGAATATTCTTTTTTTGGATCGAGCGTGCTGATCTTTTTAATTCTTCGTGTTAGCACTTTCTGGTTACCTACTACTTTAGTTCCCATACCTATAGTTATCCAACCAGACGGCGGAAACGAGCCAACAATAGTAATCTCGTCAATACTGTTCAAGCCATCAAGCCTTATAATTTTGCGGGTATCGAAACTCAGGTTACCCAGCTTTGTAGTACCCATATCGGTGGCTACCCAACCTATTGGAACAAAAGGGCTTAAGATAGTTAAGGTACTACCCGGCGGCAGGCCGTCGTAACGGGTTATGGTGGCATAGTAATCTTGCGGAGCAATTGAGGTTGGATTAAATTTCACTCCGGTCCAAACCCAGCCATCAGGCGCAATATCGTCAACCATATCAACCTTACTTCCGGTAGGCATACCTTCTACTTTCAGAATATCATTATTATAATAAATACTCGTTCCGAGTTTACCATTAATTATTGCAGGAATAGCAGGACCTATACTTTTAGAAGTTTTTATCCAACCTGAAGGTTTAATATCAGCGCTCAAAAACAGCTTGCTGCCTGTAGGCAGACCTTCATAATAAACAATATCCCTTGCATAGTTTTCGAGCCCAAAAACCAAACCAGGTTCACAAGGATCACCTACATGCGTAGTAATCCATCCCGAGGGGACTGACTGTTTACATATCTTTTTTTTATCGCCGGGTTGTTGAGCGTTGGAGGCAAAGCTGTTTAATAACAGTATACCTAAAAAGGTGCACCGAATGGCACACTTGCTTATTTTAGTGATCATGGTGCAGGTTTTTGAAAGCGGAAGATGAAATCTTAAGAAATTGTAGAAAAATTACAGAAATCAAATAGCCGACATTGATCTAAAGCGGCAGAGAAGCGGGTGTTGTAGATTTTGAGTATCATATACTGAAAGGTTTGGTTATCAATAAAATAAAATCTTCTAAATATAATACATTTGGATAATTTAAGCAAAGAAAAAAGCGAAACCTGAATTAACAGGTTCCGCTTTATATGCTATACAGAAAATTTTATGTAATCGGATCTCTTTCTTTAAAACAGCATAATATTAATTCTCCAACAAGCCGGCAGCGTAATTAACGCCCACTCGCAAAGCCTTCAAACCGCTTACGCCCTGTAGTTCTTCCAATTCCAGGTATTCAAGGTCATCCAACAAATAACCTTCCAGTTGCAGGTACCTGATGTATTCATCATACTCGGCCGCTTCGCCGGGGTTAAAGTATACCATGGCTATTTTGCCGGGCTGGGTAAGGCGCTCAAAAGTACCGGCAATCAGCACTTTGTCGATACGTTTTTTAATTACTTCGTAACGGATATTGTATGCGCCCTCAACATCAAAACGCCGCTCATCATTCCTGAAGCTGATATCTATCGGGTTTGAGTGGATAAAGATCAGGTGCGTGGTTTGCAGCCGGCGCGATAACTGATCGGCTAAGCCGTTGGTCATCCGCGCAATTTCGGCCATCGACCGTAGTTGCCACAACCTGATATTTTTAAGATACAGCAAATCGAAAGCACGTTGCGGCGCTATGGATTGACCGATATAAATATCATACTCCACCCCATCGGTGCGGAACTTTTCGAAGTAACACGGAAATGATTCCTGCACTTCGGTTTGCGCCTGCTCCAGGTATTGATTTATAGAGGTGTTGATGAGCTGCATGGAGGTTTCAAGATTGCGCCGGTGCTCGTAAGCCGAGCCGTCTTCCTCGTTCAATGCGTTAAAATACCGGTCGATAACCTCTTTTTCCTCGGGATAATTTTTCCTGAAATGCTCCAGGAAGGGGTTTACGTCGTTATGAAGAAATGTATCCAGCATCAGCTCATCATTGGTGGTGATGTAGCCGCCAATACGCTCAAGCCATTCTTCGCATTTGGAGATCAGCTTGCCGGTAAGGCTCAGGCGAATATCTTTGCTCAACACTTTTAGCGTATCAACCAGTACGGTAAGCAAACTTTTTAAATCCTCCTGCAGAGCGCTGTTGCGCTCAACGGTTGAGTTGCGGATATCTATCGCTCCAAACAAGGGATAAACATGGCTAAACGCAACTGTTTCTATCTCGGGGTTCTTTTTCTTTTTATCTTTTTGTTTGATGTATTTCCAGGCCACCTCGTTAAACTTCCATTGCACAGATGGCTGGAGCGAGGTAAATTTATTTTTAATAACGGCATTGATCCGGGTCTCGAACCTGTCAATACTGTTTTGCAGCAACTGGGCAATCATGGGAGTTGTCGCACGCAATTTGGCGAGCAGATGTTCATAAAACACAATCTCATTGTATGAGTACACCTCCATAATGCCCACATTTTTCAGATTGTAGTAAACCGGAAAAATCCCGTACGATTTAACGCCAGCCTGTTTCAACACCTGTAAAAACGGAAATTTGGCTATTTTTTCATCAGTGAGCGAATTGAAAAAGATAGGCCTTGGGTTGCTGCTGTAATCATCAACCATGTTATCAAAAGTTTCTTCGGCCAGGTGAAACTCTTTGGCAGCGTGTAATAACACACTTTTTGCGCACTCTTCGTTATCAAATATCGGTTGGTTATTGATGGACAAAAATGGCATCAGTGCAAACTGAATCCCCGGGTTTTCGGCAAGTGTTCTTAATGATTCTATTACATGCTTATACTGTTCCTGCTCATTTGCGCTATGACTAACCAGTACGCTGCGGATATTTTCCATCGCGTATTGCAAAGTGATATCCGTAAGCGTAATAACGGTAAATCCTTTAAATTTAAACAGGTTTAAAGGTAAAACCTGCTCAATCAAGTCCAAACTCATATTGCTGTGCAAGTATGGTTCGATGGTATCAAAGTTTAATTCAGGTAATTCACCTTTAAGCTCGATCTCTACAAAACGCGGATCGGTTTGGATATTGAAATAGCGCGATAGCCCCGTTTCGGGATCTGCATATGAAAACAGCAGTTCATTGCGGATGGCTGATGAAAAACCGTACAAACGCTCCAATATCAGGCTGTAAATAAACCTCTTCTGCCTGTCGGCAAATACCTCGTTGCGGGGGGCGTTCAGTGCGTAAAGGTTGGAATGGTGGCTGGAATGAAAATCATAAAAAGCCTCGGTACTAAAAAATACCTTATCGGGAACGGGCGTGCTCAGCGCCCAGTGAAACTCTTTTTCGTTGGCGATAGGCGGCGTTAGTATTGAGTAAATGAGCTCCAGCATTTCCCGGTGTTTTTCGGCATCTGCCGGGCTCATGTTCAGATCTATGCATAAATCATGTTCAAAACGGCCTAATACGTAACGGTAAAACTCACTTTTCAGTGTTTTTTCTGTAGATACCCGTTCGCGTAAATGCTCCACGAAGGGATTAAATGTCAGGCAGGATTCAACCTGGCATATCGAACATTCATCCTTACTTATATTTAATACTTCAGTGTGCATTGCTTAATTTTTTAATCCCTCACGTTAAAATCTGAAACCCGCCGAGAGGTATGGATACCAACCCTCTTCCGAGTAACCGGCCACAACTTTTATTACAGCTAAGCGCGCCGGTGCTACATACAATCCGGCACCTGTGCCGTTATGCCATTTATCCGAGCTTTGACCATTTTCCCAAACGCGGCCGATATCATAAAAACCAACAAAACCAATCTGGCCTGGTACTATATAGCTGGCAAAATCGGTTAGTTTAA
The sequence above is a segment of the Mucilaginibacter celer genome. Coding sequences within it:
- a CDS encoding MBG domain-containing protein produces the protein MITKISKCAIRCTFLGILLLNSFASNAQQPGDKKKICKQSVPSGWITTHVGDPCEPGLVFGLENYARDIVYYEGLPTGSKLFLSADIKPSGWIKTSKSIGPAIPAIINGKLGTSIYYNNDILKVEGMPTGSKVDMVDDIAPDGWVWTGVKFNPTSIAPQDYYATITRYDGLPPGSTLTILSPFVPIGWVATDMGTTKLGNLSFDTRKIIRLDGLNSIDEITIVGSFPPSGWITIGMGTKVVGNQKVLTRRIKKISTLDPKKEYSFYDGAMPDGWIQTDFGANNTGIGIYNYKLAKNYKNAAPGDKITIIDARPPQGWVTIGVGGRFFISTIYQTRTIEKLEGFDSLNEITIVDEIQPDGWMPVSMGSVFSVATIYETRKIIRTSSMDPTKQYSMATTIPPVGWFITGITTQTVGTRTYEIFKISNYYNMPVGKKITVIDDGFAPTPPPDGWTTISTGKATGLFSVYTTYYITKKQNRINGEVSGTWTKAGNPWVINGEVIIQQDKKLTIGPGVEVQTYSVNDRITVNGTLIANGTATDSILFRGLRNPGDQSRPGGYVTFNATSKNSILNFVSIDKWGDDYQEQNAINILSSSVTITNSMIKNSSFTGINIHDDYVPIITNNNFSGNKTAIETKSENLLNATGNRNANIKLISSTILNNKSTLKNQGPGSYYFFRALYQVNYGSTLTIDPGTEIRWTGNSRAYPDIFNVYGTLIAKGTDKDSIRFTGNDRWRTDMLVSPPGHLLFSDSSKNNVIDHVVIDKMGTAYTEVSGEYGAISTYTPSLTVTNCLIKNSASVGITNDNNGYEAVVTNNSFYNNSKDIVTTLAGSVKTRNNTNAKIVLLDGPVRKNIDLPLPGLNSYYQLRDLITVPQNITLNIAPGTLFDFGNIRGGLNVSGTLKAKGTSQLPIKFVRLKPEAASTGDFGITLNYPSKNSELEYLNIDGGGNINARSGALTVYNQNFMASNLSITNSTYAGIVCTADRPVITKSVIKNNKIGIQSWHCSPTFKDCEISGNIDYGIQTVTNYPDTVDARYVSWGDPSGPFHKTLNPKGKGNQVTDKVWFLPYKVGNKLGQQIQMDSVLTRRYGDADLALNVSVSSGLIPVFKISDPSIASIDAKYNLHIKGAGSTLIQATQKGDATYAPADTVILKLTVNKASLTITADNKARYYGDADPLLTVAYNGFVNGDSPKSLKTLPSISAATTSLSSPGNYPIAVSGAVSPNYDITYVAGTFTIKPAPAPTIASITPGAAIEGSQVTIKGAYFSNASEVSFGDVPAASFKVVSSSVITAVVAKGGSGNVSVTTPSGKGSITGFVFVPMPVISAGGPLDLQSGGSVTLSSAGVAGLTYQWNKDGKPISGANATNFTANQSGSYTLSISNAGVVQTSQPLVVNVVFSLPPDNFKFSNTGVSCKGSTNGSINISAKVALNYTAILNGPATNNKTYNFTDKLVLADLAPGSYNICITAAEQPNYQQCFTSVITEPADLSVYSSITPGTTQLLLSMQGAQTYNISLNDQLVTTSNSQITLKLQPGTNTLKVSTDKLCQGVFQKIITLIKNAPPYPNPFTSTIKLDAGTDLLKNATLIVFDMTNKVVYKRNYAAVSGVIETDLSSLKSGVYILKLACAQKENVYKVIKH
- a CDS encoding GAF domain-containing protein, translated to MHTEVLNISKDECSICQVESCLTFNPFVEHLRERVSTEKTLKSEFYRYVLGRFEHDLCIDLNMSPADAEKHREMLELIYSILTPPIANEKEFHWALSTPVPDKVFFSTEAFYDFHSSHHSNLYALNAPRNEVFADRQKRFIYSLILERLYGFSSAIRNELLFSYADPETGLSRYFNIQTDPRFVEIELKGELPELNFDTIEPYLHSNMSLDLIEQVLPLNLFKFKGFTVITLTDITLQYAMENIRSVLVSHSANEQEQYKHVIESLRTLAENPGIQFALMPFLSINNQPIFDNEECAKSVLLHAAKEFHLAEETFDNMVDDYSSNPRPIFFNSLTDEKIAKFPFLQVLKQAGVKSYGIFPVYYNLKNVGIMEVYSYNEIVFYEHLLAKLRATTPMIAQLLQNSIDRFETRINAVIKNKFTSLQPSVQWKFNEVAWKYIKQKDKKKKNPEIETVAFSHVYPLFGAIDIRNSTVERNSALQEDLKSLLTVLVDTLKVLSKDIRLSLTGKLISKCEEWLERIGGYITTNDELMLDTFLHNDVNPFLEHFRKNYPEEKEVIDRYFNALNEEDGSAYEHRRNLETSMQLINTSINQYLEQAQTEVQESFPCYFEKFRTDGVEYDIYIGQSIAPQRAFDLLYLKNIRLWQLRSMAEIARMTNGLADQLSRRLQTTHLIFIHSNPIDISFRNDERRFDVEGAYNIRYEVIKKRIDKVLIAGTFERLTQPGKIAMVYFNPGEAAEYDEYIRYLQLEGYLLDDLEYLELEELQGVSGLKALRVGVNYAAGLLEN